From Passer domesticus isolate bPasDom1 chromosome 8, bPasDom1.hap1, whole genome shotgun sequence, a single genomic window includes:
- the LOC135306317 gene encoding basic proline-rich protein-like, whose product MSRRWGAAGGGRGLAALWRLRPGLSGPCEPGRGRRGPATPSPRTAPSAHPAPGQRPPPPRPAPGVAPPAPPGPARSRRDRRRADDDGGPGGAAWGAAPGEGLAGSAGSADAGEGSRARRNGRSGPEPRHPQPSLPAEPAEPCGGGQGAFPALVLGNLKYPRVLFVSR is encoded by the coding sequence ATGTCCCGGCGGTGGGGGgctgccggcggcgggcgggggctgGCCGCGCTCTGGCGGCTGCGGCCGGGCCTCAGCGGGCCCTGCGAACCAGGGCGCGGGCGGCGAGGCCCCGCGACTCCATCACCCCGCACCGCGCCGTCCGCCCACCCCGCGCCGGGGCAGCGACCGCcaccgccccgccccgccccagGCGTGGCTCCGCCtgcgccgcccggcccggcccgatCGCGGCGGGACCGCCGCCGTGCTGACGATGACGGTGGCCCTGGCGGCGCCGCGTGGGGCGCGGCCCCGGGAGAAGGCCTGGCCGGCAGCGCCGGTTCAGCGGACGCTGGAGAAGGGAGCCGGGCCCGGCGCAACGGCCGGAGCGGCCCCGAGCCccggcacccccagccctcGCTCCCCGCTGAGCCGGCAGAACCGTGCGGAGGCGGGCAGGGGGCGTTCCCTGCTCTGGTTCTCGGTAACCTGAAATACCCCCGAGTCCTCTTCGTTTCCAGATAA